A single Arachidicoccus sp. BS20 DNA region contains:
- a CDS encoding nucleoid-associated protein, whose translation MPLLKEKGHNIDLSHLVIHKANKVAGEKKVTIKLADEELKINKQEKYFVADIREAFQKKSLPTYGIFENQEVYNIFQQQISKYKDKETNFLNFTKESMKYYERILKDTTQATGAFVVFADFIFSDNNDRYILIFSINNKQGYNLNEDQLTVEQIKNLELNKLDVASMINITKWQKSIDNAEDIKTYLSFIRGKKNISAYFLNFIGCADKSNNHESSMRLLNAINKYCTEKKYDKGETETKKKIVFDYCHDSIKNKKEILLSHISVLIDSENPDNFSMFASDEKYGVGEIIKGDKNVLRSLKFIRHKGENFSIEFNNSLIGKDIIYNKDKQQLLIKHLPEDLISQLQTNG comes from the coding sequence ATGCCATTATTAAAAGAAAAAGGGCACAATATCGACTTATCGCATCTCGTCATTCATAAAGCCAACAAAGTTGCGGGTGAAAAAAAAGTAACAATCAAACTTGCAGATGAAGAACTAAAAATAAATAAGCAAGAAAAGTATTTTGTAGCTGATATTCGAGAAGCATTCCAGAAGAAATCATTGCCTACTTATGGAATTTTTGAAAATCAAGAAGTGTATAATATTTTTCAACAACAAATTTCAAAGTATAAAGATAAAGAGACAAACTTTCTAAATTTTACTAAGGAATCGATGAAATATTATGAACGCATCTTAAAGGATACAACTCAGGCGACAGGAGCATTTGTTGTATTTGCTGATTTCATTTTTAGTGACAATAATGACAGATACATCTTAATTTTTTCTATAAATAATAAGCAAGGGTATAATTTAAATGAAGATCAACTTACAGTTGAACAAATTAAAAATCTTGAATTGAATAAGTTGGATGTTGCTTCTATGATTAATATAACTAAGTGGCAGAAATCTATCGACAATGCAGAAGATATTAAAACATATCTATCTTTTATACGAGGAAAGAAAAACATATCTGCCTACTTTTTGAATTTCATTGGATGTGCGGATAAGTCTAATAATCATGAATCTTCAATGCGACTATTAAATGCCATAAATAAATATTGCACGGAGAAAAAATATGATAAAGGTGAAACTGAGACAAAGAAAAAGATTGTATTCGATTATTGTCACGATTCGATTAAAAATAAGAAAGAAATATTGCTATCACATATATCAGTACTAATTGATAGTGAGAACCCCGATAACTTCTCTATGTTTGCATCCGATGAAAAATATGGGGTAGGAGAAATAATAAAAGGAGATAAGAATGTGTTGAGAAGTTTAAAATTCATAAGACATAAAGGTGAAAATTTTAGTATAGAGTTCAATAATTCTTTGATAGGGAAAGATATAATCTATAATAAAGACAAACAACAATTGTTGATTAAGCATTTACCTGAAGACCTCATTAGTCAACTTCAAACCAATGGTTAA
- a CDS encoding NERD domain-containing protein has protein sequence MGKYDQYINETLTKQKYMLAKDLAESLMQQFPVTSENARKIIQRMSEKGALRSSSPLSFGKGQYLYYHPSDRPDLVSIKKISKTHRKPLFRLIELLDINDDIISFYEGLKITASPEEKTATKVSLLRDMVEDLKALKLVIERNNEIGTYIIKYFGDNPEEDNELLYELKISRHYDKMKLDCLFVPDILRWIQQLNLINIRGSFRNFQSPWLGAKHNDIFWDAYGYTKTTGINENTASIADTVDKQTFTCFDILISRPYSSIDLDGFLARIQIHINSTKKQKRKVLPVVVYKEIDDHVLNKARKLGFVCISLQKIYGANINGVIKNISSIYSKDDFDEDVDIGAKIEDALKKISDSGQADQLKALRGLLFEALMNPILKHFYGNAQIFPDKTLKLPDKKQREFDYILISSHPKEIVLVELKGYAGNSFIRLGTDDKTKNTLKYFFRGSVPLAIEYYKNDNSCNNHVVKALFITTGEFHSECKEFISQMGDSKLNPNNTGLSMFYSGKQLVEFLKDNDFDHEANVIDKYYVKYSQDEGV, from the coding sequence ATGGGCAAATATGATCAATATATAAATGAAACTCTGACTAAGCAGAAATACATGCTGGCAAAAGATTTAGCGGAATCGCTAATGCAGCAATTTCCTGTCACTTCCGAAAATGCCCGAAAGATTATACAACGAATGTCAGAGAAAGGAGCACTTCGCTCAAGCAGCCCACTGTCTTTTGGCAAGGGGCAATACTTATATTATCACCCCAGCGATAGGCCGGATCTTGTTTCAATTAAAAAAATCAGTAAGACACATCGTAAGCCTTTATTTAGACTTATAGAATTATTAGATATAAATGACGATATCATTTCTTTTTACGAAGGATTAAAAATAACTGCATCCCCTGAGGAAAAAACAGCTACGAAAGTTAGTCTATTGCGGGATATGGTGGAAGACTTAAAAGCATTAAAATTAGTAATAGAAAGAAATAATGAAATCGGTACTTATATCATAAAATATTTCGGAGATAATCCTGAAGAAGATAACGAACTTCTATACGAACTAAAAATTTCAAGGCATTATGATAAAATGAAATTGGATTGTTTGTTTGTTCCCGATATACTGCGTTGGATCCAACAATTGAACCTTATTAATATCAGAGGCAGTTTTCGTAATTTTCAAAGCCCTTGGCTTGGTGCAAAACATAATGACATATTTTGGGATGCTTATGGCTACACGAAAACAACAGGCATAAATGAAAATACAGCGTCAATAGCAGATACCGTCGATAAACAAACATTTACATGCTTTGATATATTGATTAGCAGACCATATAGCTCAATTGATTTGGACGGCTTTTTAGCAAGGATTCAGATACATATTAATTCGACAAAAAAACAAAAGAGAAAAGTTTTACCCGTAGTCGTTTATAAAGAAATTGATGATCATGTGTTAAACAAAGCACGGAAACTGGGATTTGTTTGTATCAGTCTGCAAAAAATATACGGTGCAAACATAAATGGTGTAATCAAAAATATTTCAAGTATTTATTCAAAGGATGATTTTGACGAGGATGTAGATATCGGAGCCAAAATAGAAGATGCCTTAAAAAAAATATCAGATAGCGGTCAGGCAGATCAACTTAAAGCCTTGAGAGGGCTTTTGTTTGAAGCATTGATGAATCCGATATTAAAGCACTTTTATGGTAATGCTCAAATTTTTCCTGATAAGACACTAAAGCTACCGGATAAAAAACAAAGAGAATTCGATTATATTTTAATTTCTTCCCACCCGAAAGAAATTGTTTTGGTTGAATTAAAAGGATATGCAGGAAATTCATTTATACGCCTTGGGACTGATGATAAAACGAAGAATACACTTAAATATTTTTTCAGAGGTTCTGTACCTCTGGCAATAGAATATTATAAAAATGATAACTCTTGTAATAATCATGTCGTAAAGGCATTATTTATTACAACGGGAGAATTTCATTCCGAATGTAAGGAGTTCATTTCACAAATGGGTGACAGTAAATTAAATCCAAATAATACCGGACTATCAATGTTTTACTCAGGTAAACAACTGGTGGAATTTCTTAAAGATAATGACTTTGATCATGAAGCAAATGTAATAGATAAATACTATGTTAAATATTCACAAGATGAAGGAGTTTGA
- a CDS encoding nucleoid-associated protein, whose protein sequence is MNLHLSIHRVGNKETDALSLSKSEIKINEDLSEILNTYFFSAFKSEEYYCFHHDTDLALNEVYTYVSEIFHDPEALHEQSINLAKHLYNQSTHPKIKGGEFYVVYFKDTAFNGERMNAVGLFKSENKDTFLKVYPIDEGFEIESEQGININKLDKGCIIFNTEKENGYIVSVVDNTNKGAEAQYWTDDFLHICQRQDKYFNTENTMSLYKEYIVKQLPEKYNVTKADQADFLNRSMKFFKEKETFDSEEFKNEVLEYPEYIEGFNKYKEQYEKERDIEISENFTISDAAVKRQNRSYKSVLKLDKNFHIYIHGNRELIEQGVDEKGRKFYKIYYEEEM, encoded by the coding sequence TTGAATTTACATTTATCTATTCATAGAGTAGGAAACAAAGAAACCGATGCGCTTTCTTTATCAAAATCGGAAATAAAAATCAATGAAGATTTATCTGAAATATTAAATACCTATTTCTTTTCAGCATTCAAATCTGAAGAATATTATTGCTTTCATCATGACACAGATTTAGCACTGAATGAAGTATATACTTATGTCTCAGAAATATTTCATGATCCCGAAGCATTACACGAACAATCGATTAATCTCGCCAAACACTTATATAACCAAAGCACACATCCCAAAATAAAAGGTGGTGAGTTTTACGTCGTTTATTTTAAAGACACAGCGTTTAACGGAGAAAGAATGAATGCCGTTGGACTGTTCAAATCGGAAAACAAAGACACTTTCTTAAAAGTATATCCCATAGACGAAGGCTTTGAAATAGAAAGTGAGCAGGGTATCAATATCAATAAACTCGATAAAGGTTGTATTATCTTCAATACCGAAAAAGAGAACGGCTATATCGTATCCGTTGTAGATAACACCAATAAAGGTGCTGAAGCACAGTACTGGACGGATGATTTTTTACATATTTGTCAGCGGCAGGATAAATACTTTAATACGGAAAATACGATGTCGCTTTACAAAGAATATATTGTAAAACAACTGCCTGAAAAATATAATGTAACCAAAGCTGACCAAGCGGATTTTCTAAATCGCTCTATGAAATTCTTCAAGGAGAAAGAAACTTTTGATTCGGAAGAATTCAAAAACGAAGTGCTTGAATACCCGGAATACATTGAAGGCTTCAACAAATACAAAGAGCAATATGAAAAAGAGCGAGACATAGAAATATCCGAAAACTTTACTATTTCGGATGCTGCTGTAAAACGGCAGAACCGTTCTTACAAAAGCGTTTTAAAACTGGATAAGAATTTCCATATCTATATTCACGGCAACCGCGAATTGATTGAGCAAGGCGTTGATGAGAAGGGAAGAAAGTTCTATAAGATTTATTATGAAGAGGAGATGTAA
- a CDS encoding Fic family protein: MAYNKNIPFNDLPELPPENFVESPEILRHLARAARYLGELNGLCASLPDPNLLINTIVLQESKDSSAIENIVTTQDELYKAATEADSANHAAKEVLSYKEALYTGLEKMQARNNLLLANTMIEIVQTIKQNKSGIRNAPGTALKNAINGEVIYTPPCCEDVLRDKLSALEQFINDPDLSPLDPLIKMAFIHYQFESIHPFADGNGRTGRIINALYLVQQGLLSQPVLYLSSYIVKYKTEYYQLLRGVTEKNNWHDWVMYILSAVIETTQLSTRKIRNMLLLKDGYEQQMKEVLGASFSHELLQLMFTLPYLKIELLDRKGLAHRQTASAWLKKLTDAGMVKPQKIGRTTYYVNYKLIELLEAN; this comes from the coding sequence ATGGCTTATAATAAAAATATACCGTTTAATGACCTTCCGGAGTTGCCACCTGAAAATTTTGTCGAGTCTCCCGAAATATTGAGGCACCTGGCAAGAGCCGCCCGCTATTTAGGCGAATTAAATGGTTTGTGCGCCTCGCTTCCCGACCCAAATTTATTAATCAATACCATAGTTTTACAGGAAAGTAAAGATAGTTCCGCTATCGAAAACATTGTAACTACACAAGATGAACTATATAAAGCCGCTACTGAGGCAGATTCGGCAAATCATGCCGCAAAAGAAGTATTGAGTTATAAAGAAGCATTATATACAGGCTTGGAAAAAATGCAAGCCCGGAACAATTTGCTGCTTGCCAATACAATGATTGAGATTGTACAAACAATCAAGCAAAACAAATCCGGTATTCGAAATGCCCCCGGCACGGCACTTAAAAATGCGATTAACGGAGAAGTGATATATACACCGCCTTGTTGTGAAGATGTGCTAAGAGATAAATTGTCCGCATTGGAACAATTTATCAATGACCCGGATTTATCGCCGCTTGACCCCTTAATAAAAATGGCATTTATTCATTATCAGTTTGAATCTATACACCCGTTTGCCGATGGCAATGGTCGTACCGGAAGAATTATAAATGCTTTATATCTGGTACAGCAGGGGTTGCTGTCGCAGCCTGTGCTGTATTTAAGTTCTTATATTGTCAAATACAAAACAGAATATTATCAGTTATTAAGAGGAGTAACAGAAAAAAATAACTGGCACGATTGGGTAATGTATATACTCTCGGCAGTAATTGAAACAACGCAATTAAGTACTCGTAAAATCAGGAATATGCTGCTGCTGAAAGATGGGTATGAACAACAAATGAAAGAAGTATTAGGTGCTTCTTTCAGCCATGAGTTGTTGCAATTAATGTTTACATTGCCATACCTTAAAATTGAATTGTTGGACAGGAAAGGATTAGCTCACAGGCAAACAGCATCTGCGTGGCTTAAAAAATTAACGGATGCCGGAATGGTAAAGCCTCAAAAAATAGGCAGGACCACTTATTACGTAAATTACAAACTAATAGAACTGTTGGAAGCCAACTGA